The following proteins are co-located in the Flammeovirga kamogawensis genome:
- the gatB gene encoding Asp-tRNA(Asn)/Glu-tRNA(Gln) amidotransferase subunit GatB yields the protein MDKTILDKYELVIGLEVHSQLQTKSKIFASDPTTYGQDPNVNISAITLALPGTLPKVNKSVLEYSIKMGLACNCSISEYQFFDRKNYFYPDLPKGYQTTQDKTPICVGGHVDVVSKKGDEFRVILNRIHMEEDAGKSTHLDGAPDTLVDLNRAGVPLMEIVTEPCIHDSAVAAAFVGEIRKIVRYLDISDGNMEEGSLRCDANVSVRLKGETKLGEKCEIKNMNSMRNIQKAIDYEMKRQIKLIEAGEPILSETRTFNVDTGKTYGMRSKETLNDYRYFPCPDLPPMIVKQEWVDKLKAEMPSLPAELIKKFISDYKLPEYDAEQLTESKETAMYFEALCNDTKNYKVASNWMMGPLKSLLNETGGTFETLTVRPNQVADTIALVDDKKISNAAATQQLLKALSEKEGVSAEELAKELDLIQDSGDDFLVPLIQQAIDKFPDKAAAYKKGKKNLIGLFMGEVMKLAKGKADPQKTNQLLREALEK from the coding sequence ATGGATAAGACGATTTTAGATAAATATGAGTTAGTAATTGGTTTAGAGGTACACTCTCAATTACAAACTAAAAGTAAAATTTTTGCATCAGATCCGACAACATACGGTCAGGATCCAAATGTAAATATTAGTGCAATAACATTGGCTTTGCCTGGTACTTTACCAAAAGTGAATAAATCTGTTTTAGAGTATTCTATTAAAATGGGTTTAGCTTGTAATTGCTCTATTTCTGAATATCAATTCTTTGATCGTAAAAATTATTTTTATCCAGACTTACCAAAAGGTTACCAAACAACTCAAGATAAAACACCAATATGTGTTGGTGGACATGTTGATGTTGTATCTAAAAAAGGAGATGAATTTCGTGTTATTCTAAACAGAATTCACATGGAAGAGGATGCTGGTAAATCTACCCATTTAGATGGTGCTCCAGATACTTTAGTAGATCTAAACCGTGCAGGAGTTCCGTTAATGGAGATTGTTACAGAACCTTGTATTCATGACTCTGCAGTTGCAGCAGCTTTTGTAGGAGAAATCAGAAAAATTGTTCGTTACCTAGATATATCTGATGGTAACATGGAAGAGGGGTCATTACGTTGTGATGCCAATGTGTCTGTCCGTTTAAAAGGAGAAACTAAATTGGGAGAGAAGTGTGAAATTAAAAACATGAACTCTATGCGTAATATCCAGAAAGCAATTGATTATGAGATGAAACGTCAGATTAAATTAATTGAAGCTGGAGAGCCTATTTTATCAGAAACAAGAACTTTTAATGTTGATACAGGAAAAACGTATGGAATGCGTTCTAAGGAAACATTAAATGATTATAGATATTTCCCTTGTCCAGATTTACCTCCTATGATTGTTAAACAAGAGTGGGTGGATAAATTGAAAGCAGAAATGCCAAGTTTACCAGCAGAACTGATAAAGAAATTTATTTCTGATTATAAATTACCAGAATATGATGCAGAGCAATTAACAGAGTCGAAAGAAACGGCAATGTATTTTGAAGCATTATGTAATGATACTAAAAATTATAAAGTTGCATCAAACTGGATGATGGGACCTCTTAAATCATTATTAAATGAGACAGGTGGTACATTTGAAACGTTAACTGTTCGTCCAAATCAAGTGGCAGATACAATTGCTTTAGTAGATGATAAGAAAATTAGTAATGCAGCAGCAACGCAACAATTACTAAAAGCATTATCAGAAAAAGAGGGAGTATCAGCAGAAGAATTAGCGAAAGAGTTAGACCTAATTCAAGATAGTGGAGATGACTTCTTAGTGCCTTTGATTCAACAAGCAATAGATAAATTCCCAGATAAAGCAGCAGCTTATAAAAAAGGGAAAAAGAACTTAATAGGCTTATTTATGGGCGAAGTAATGAAATTGGCAAAAGGTAAAGCTGATCCTCAAAAGACAAATCAATTATTGAGAGAAGCTTTAGAAAAGTAA
- a CDS encoding rhomboid family intramembrane serine protease, with protein MNSFISDLKYTWNKPGSGLLRLIIINVVVYVCMSILMLVLKLSGFQDFYNLYIFDNVALPPSIYAVAHKPWTLITYFFVHSMSDFFHILFNMLVMYWFGVIFTEFLGDKKLVALYFLGGIAGGLAYIFMFNVVPFYKEQADMVSGLIGASACVYAIVVGAATIAPEYKINLLFVGPVRIKYLAAVYIFLSLIQSAGSNAGGEIAHLGGALMGFGYVALLKKGTDLGKPMYAVSNFFGNIMNSKRKLKVVRGGKKGKAAAKAEKNVPHQPSQDSIDEILDKISVKGYEGLTQEEKEILFKASQRKH; from the coding sequence ATGAACAGTTTTATCTCTGATTTAAAATATACATGGAATAAGCCAGGAAGTGGACTTTTAAGACTTATCATTATTAATGTAGTTGTTTATGTATGTATGAGTATTCTGATGCTTGTGTTAAAGTTATCAGGGTTTCAAGATTTTTATAATTTATACATTTTTGATAATGTAGCCTTACCTCCAAGTATTTACGCTGTGGCACATAAACCATGGACGTTAATAACTTATTTTTTCGTTCATAGTATGAGCGATTTTTTCCACATATTATTCAATATGTTGGTAATGTATTGGTTTGGAGTAATTTTTACAGAGTTCTTAGGAGATAAAAAATTAGTAGCACTTTACTTTTTAGGTGGTATTGCAGGTGGGTTAGCTTACATTTTTATGTTTAATGTTGTTCCTTTTTATAAAGAACAAGCAGATATGGTAAGCGGTTTAATTGGAGCATCTGCTTGTGTTTATGCCATTGTTGTAGGTGCAGCCACTATTGCTCCTGAGTATAAAATAAACTTATTATTTGTTGGCCCAGTTAGAATAAAGTACTTAGCAGCTGTCTATATATTTTTATCACTTATTCAATCTGCTGGTTCTAATGCAGGCGGAGAAATTGCCCATCTAGGTGGAGCATTAATGGGATTTGGATATGTAGCGTTGTTAAAGAAAGGTACAGACCTTGGTAAGCCCATGTATGCCGTATCAAATTTCTTCGGTAACATTATGAACTCTAAGAGAAAATTAAAAGTTGTTCGTGGAGGTAAAAAAGGAAAAGCTGCAGCTAAAGCAGAGAAAAATGTTCCTCATCAACCATCACAAGATAGCATAGATGAAATTTTAGATAAAATATCTGTAAAAGGTTACGAAGGACTTACGCAAGAAGAAAAGGAGATTCTCTTTAAAGCAAGTCAACGTAAACATTAA
- the recJ gene encoding single-stranded-DNA-specific exonuclease RecJ: MEKVWKILPKANQDHVKELLKQPNVPKIIAELLVQRGVTTIPKARDYFRPTLEKLYDPFLMKDMDIAVARLTLAIEHGERILFFGDYDVDGTSAVALFMHFFREVYDNIDFYIPDKYTEGYGVSLRGVEYAAQTNCQLIISLDCGIMSHEAIEESIHRNIDFIVCDHHQLGDTIPKATAVLNPQRPDCNYPFKGLSGCGVGFKFLQGFCQKHGIDPTPLWQHLDLVVLGTACDVVPMTDENRVIANEGIKYLRKSTKPGIVALFKVLNREQSEIQVQDLGYTFGPIINAAGRIAHAQISAELLSTIDNKEAKELAEELNRLNQLRKNYDRTNTEEALVMAEENKSAPALVLYNESWHKGVLGIVASRCAEKFGKPTVALTLSRDEVTGSARAIANFDIHKALTASAEFLDQFGGHTSAAGLSLKKENLSAFTDKFEAEVKNLTNGKNFVSELNVDLEIDLADLDLASATIINKMSPFGHENPLPLFIAKNVKVATTPRVLKDKHLKMQVFQEEGDQKIDAIAFNQADQLDVVMEGFFDILFRLDINEYRGNKTLQLNIKEISTSKK, encoded by the coding sequence ATGGAGAAAGTGTGGAAAATTTTACCCAAGGCTAATCAAGATCACGTTAAGGAGTTATTAAAACAACCTAATGTTCCCAAAATAATAGCAGAATTACTAGTGCAAAGAGGGGTAACAACAATTCCAAAAGCAAGAGATTATTTTCGCCCAACATTAGAAAAACTGTACGATCCTTTCTTAATGAAAGATATGGATATTGCTGTAGCTAGGTTAACACTAGCAATTGAACATGGCGAAAGAATATTGTTTTTTGGGGACTATGATGTTGATGGAACTTCTGCGGTAGCATTATTTATGCACTTTTTTAGAGAGGTATATGATAACATTGATTTTTATATACCAGATAAGTATACAGAAGGATATGGTGTGTCTTTAAGAGGAGTAGAGTATGCAGCACAAACCAATTGCCAACTAATAATATCTCTAGATTGTGGTATTATGAGTCATGAAGCAATTGAGGAATCTATTCATAGAAATATTGATTTTATTGTTTGTGATCATCATCAATTAGGAGATACTATTCCAAAAGCCACAGCGGTGCTCAACCCTCAACGTCCAGATTGTAATTATCCTTTTAAAGGTTTATCAGGATGCGGAGTAGGATTTAAGTTTTTGCAAGGGTTTTGTCAAAAACATGGTATAGACCCAACACCTTTATGGCAACATTTAGATTTAGTGGTTTTAGGTACTGCTTGTGATGTAGTACCTATGACAGACGAAAATAGAGTGATTGCAAATGAAGGAATTAAGTATTTAAGAAAGTCTACAAAACCAGGAATAGTAGCCTTATTTAAAGTACTGAATAGGGAACAGTCTGAAATTCAAGTGCAAGATTTAGGATATACTTTTGGTCCAATAATTAATGCTGCGGGTAGAATTGCTCATGCTCAAATTTCAGCAGAGCTACTATCTACTATAGATAATAAAGAAGCGAAAGAATTAGCAGAAGAATTAAATCGTCTTAATCAATTAAGAAAAAATTACGATCGCACAAATACAGAAGAAGCACTAGTAATGGCAGAGGAAAACAAATCTGCACCGGCTTTAGTATTATATAATGAGAGCTGGCATAAAGGAGTATTAGGAATAGTTGCTTCTAGATGTGCAGAAAAATTTGGGAAGCCTACAGTAGCACTAACTTTATCAAGAGATGAAGTGACAGGATCTGCAAGAGCAATTGCTAATTTTGATATACATAAAGCTCTTACTGCAAGTGCAGAATTTCTAGATCAGTTTGGGGGACATACTTCAGCGGCAGGTTTGTCACTCAAAAAAGAAAATTTGTCAGCTTTTACAGATAAATTTGAAGCAGAAGTAAAGAATTTGACAAATGGAAAGAATTTTGTTTCTGAGCTTAATGTTGATTTGGAAATTGATCTAGCAGACTTAGATCTTGCTTCAGCAACAATAATAAATAAGATGAGCCCTTTTGGACATGAAAATCCATTACCTCTTTTTATAGCTAAGAATGTGAAAGTAGCCACTACACCCAGAGTATTAAAAGATAAACATTTAAAAATGCAGGTCTTTCAAGAAGAAGGTGATCAAAAGATTGATGCAATAGCTTTTAATCAAGCTGACCAATTGGATGTAGTGATGGAGGGATTTTTTGATATTTTATTCCGTTTGGATATAAATGAGTATCGTGGAAATAAAACACTCCAATTAAATATAAAAGAAATTAGTACTTCTAAAAAGTAG
- a CDS encoding rhomboid family intramembrane serine protease has product MGQNLTPYVKIILLINLAIFALCNLTSLPIVDLLGYHNINSEYFQVYQPITYMFVHESFAHIFGNMFALFVFGPMLENVLGSKKFLILYMVTGIGGGALYGITNYVEVHNMAVSAEQFITDQTPVNFLAFCQDHASQFLEHSQDLYNFAESTFPADPNNPGLQTEAVEFVRKLTITRMNIPMIGASGAIFGILFTFAFLFPNLKLMLLFPPIPIRAKYLVGLYILYETYELWNQNPADNVAHLAHLGGALFAYFLMKHWKYKSYQ; this is encoded by the coding sequence ATGGGACAAAATTTAACGCCGTACGTCAAAATTATTTTATTAATTAATCTAGCAATTTTTGCATTGTGTAACCTTACAAGTTTACCAATTGTAGATTTATTAGGTTACCACAATATTAACTCAGAATATTTTCAGGTGTACCAACCAATAACATACATGTTTGTGCACGAAAGTTTTGCTCATATTTTTGGTAATATGTTTGCACTTTTTGTGTTTGGACCAATGTTAGAAAATGTACTAGGTTCTAAAAAGTTCCTTATTCTATACATGGTTACTGGTATTGGTGGAGGTGCTTTATATGGTATTACCAATTATGTAGAAGTACATAATATGGCAGTATCTGCAGAGCAATTTATTACTGATCAAACACCTGTAAACTTTTTAGCATTTTGTCAAGATCATGCTTCTCAATTTTTAGAGCACAGTCAAGATTTATACAATTTTGCTGAAAGTACATTTCCTGCTGATCCTAATAACCCAGGTTTACAAACAGAAGCAGTAGAGTTTGTTAGAAAGTTGACAATAACAAGGATGAATATCCCAATGATTGGTGCATCAGGTGCAATTTTCGGTATCCTCTTTACTTTTGCATTTTTATTTCCAAATCTAAAATTGATGTTACTGTTTCCTCCAATTCCGATTAGAGCGAAATACCTTGTAGGTCTTTATATTTTATATGAAACATATGAGCTTTGGAATCAAAATCCAGCAGATAACGTAGCTCACTTAGCCCATTTAGGAGGAGCATTATTTGCCTACTTCTTAATGAAACATTGGAAATATAAGAGCTATCAATAG
- a CDS encoding DUF423 domain-containing protein has protein sequence MSRNIIIIGAIFCALAVGIGAFGAHGLKSVLLENGRLETFETGVKYHFYHGLGLLILGALAQQIDKGWLKWAAVFMVAGIFIFSGSLYILSITGITWLGAITPIGGVGFIAAWIALACGVKKESN, from the coding sequence ATGAGTAGAAATATAATTATTATTGGTGCGATTTTTTGTGCTTTAGCAGTAGGTATTGGTGCATTTGGAGCACACGGGTTAAAGTCAGTTTTATTAGAAAATGGAAGATTAGAAACTTTTGAAACAGGTGTGAAATATCACTTCTATCATGGTTTAGGCTTACTTATATTAGGTGCTTTAGCTCAGCAAATAGATAAAGGTTGGTTAAAATGGGCTGCAGTTTTTATGGTTGCAGGCATTTTTATCTTCTCAGGTAGTTTGTATATTCTATCAATAACTGGAATTACATGGTTAGGAGCTATAACTCCAATTGGAGGAGTTGGCTTTATTGCCGCATGGATTGCTTTGGCTTGTGGTGTGAAAAAAGAAAGTAATTAA
- a CDS encoding NAD(P)H-dependent flavin oxidoreductase, which yields MEKISTPLTEMLGIKYPIIMAPMFLVSTAEMLIAAAESGITGAVPALNYRTDKEFRAAIQQIRKGTKGPFGVNLIANKSNVRMMEQLNTCVELRVDYIITSLGSPRKIIEKCKPVGIKVFCDVVDIKYAKIVEELGADAVIAVNKEAGGHAGPTPASELIPSLVEACTIPVISAGGVGNGNQMKNKLDLGAVGISMGSPFIATNEGGVNDAYKQACVDYGAKDIVMTTKLSGTPCTVINTPYMKEIGTKQNWLESLLNKNKTLKKFAKMLTFYKGMKMLEKSAFGATYKSVWCAGPSIEYVKSIRSVKEVVDSLIEEYHAENEKIEIKN from the coding sequence ATGGAAAAAATTTCCACACCACTAACCGAGATGTTAGGTATAAAATACCCTATCATTATGGCTCCAATGTTTCTTGTATCCACTGCCGAAATGCTTATTGCAGCGGCAGAAAGTGGTATAACAGGAGCAGTTCCAGCCTTAAACTACCGTACAGATAAAGAATTTAGAGCAGCAATACAACAAATTAGAAAAGGAACCAAAGGTCCGTTTGGTGTAAATTTGATTGCTAATAAATCAAATGTACGCATGATGGAACAACTCAATACATGTGTTGAACTTAGAGTAGATTATATCATTACATCTTTAGGTTCTCCTAGAAAAATTATAGAAAAATGTAAGCCTGTGGGTATAAAAGTTTTCTGTGATGTTGTGGATATTAAATATGCAAAAATTGTAGAAGAGTTAGGGGCAGATGCAGTAATTGCTGTAAATAAAGAAGCAGGAGGACATGCAGGCCCTACACCGGCTAGCGAATTAATTCCATCTTTGGTAGAGGCTTGCACAATACCTGTAATTTCTGCAGGAGGTGTAGGTAATGGAAACCAAATGAAAAATAAATTGGATTTAGGTGCTGTAGGTATCTCAATGGGTAGTCCATTTATTGCAACAAATGAAGGTGGTGTTAATGATGCTTACAAGCAAGCCTGTGTAGATTATGGAGCAAAAGACATTGTAATGACCACAAAACTTTCGGGAACACCCTGTACGGTAATAAACACACCTTACATGAAGGAAATCGGAACTAAACAAAATTGGTTAGAGTCGTTATTGAATAAAAATAAGACATTAAAGAAGTTTGCTAAAATGCTGACTTTCTATAAAGGCATGAAAATGTTAGAAAAATCTGCTTTTGGTGCTACCTATAAATCTGTTTGGTGTGCAGGACCTTCTATTGAATATGTAAAATCCATTCGTTCAGTAAAAGAAGTTGTAGATTCTTTAATTGAAGAATACCATGCAGAGAACGAAAAAATAGAAATAAAGAACTAA
- a CDS encoding TlpA disulfide reductase family protein, with the protein MKTVKHIFILLLTIFAVSCGVSEEGDGSYPAKVKISGKLNDLPDGTKVVLYTIQRVGGKKNVAETTTDASGKFTLKYTVPKIGLYTLNIGNQAEELLVLEGKDLTVANAKVGYKISGSKENEQLTELKQMYDKYSEKGNVLQQEYASSENKEEVLKKFQALQTEQKVAVEEMLGKLNGAYVSLVALNFIQDKDGSFDAISKSIEKLEQNFPQDSLVMEVAKAYNAKKATVVGAEAIDISLPSPEGKTVTLSSLRGKYVMIDFWASWCRPCRMENPNVLRAYNHYKSKGFEVYGVSIDRDTEAWKQAIEQDHITWSQVHDAGGVVAAEYGVEGIPFTLLLDKEGKIIAKNLRGDDLDKKLAELLGK; encoded by the coding sequence GTGAAAACAGTAAAACATATTTTTATTCTTCTTCTTACAATTTTTGCTGTAAGTTGCGGAGTATCAGAGGAAGGTGATGGATCTTATCCTGCCAAAGTAAAAATATCGGGTAAGTTAAATGATTTACCAGATGGTACTAAAGTTGTTTTATATACAATACAACGTGTTGGCGGTAAGAAAAATGTTGCCGAAACAACAACAGATGCTTCAGGTAAGTTTACTTTAAAGTATACAGTTCCAAAAATTGGTTTGTATACTTTGAATATTGGAAATCAAGCCGAAGAATTATTAGTTTTAGAAGGAAAGGATTTAACCGTAGCAAATGCTAAAGTAGGTTATAAAATTTCTGGATCGAAAGAAAATGAGCAATTAACAGAACTTAAGCAGATGTATGATAAATACTCTGAAAAAGGGAATGTTTTGCAACAGGAATATGCATCTTCTGAAAATAAAGAAGAAGTATTGAAAAAGTTTCAAGCACTACAAACTGAACAAAAAGTAGCAGTAGAAGAAATGCTTGGTAAGTTAAATGGTGCATATGTATCATTAGTGGCTTTAAATTTTATTCAAGATAAAGATGGTAGTTTTGATGCTATCTCAAAATCAATTGAAAAGTTAGAGCAAAACTTTCCTCAAGATAGTTTAGTAATGGAAGTTGCTAAAGCTTATAATGCTAAAAAGGCAACTGTAGTAGGCGCTGAAGCTATAGATATCTCTTTACCATCTCCAGAAGGAAAAACAGTTACATTGTCTTCTCTTAGAGGAAAATATGTAATGATTGATTTTTGGGCATCTTGGTGTAGACCTTGTAGAATGGAAAACCCTAATGTATTAAGAGCTTACAACCATTATAAATCTAAAGGTTTTGAGGTATACGGTGTTTCTATTGATAGAGATACGGAAGCATGGAAACAAGCAATTGAACAAGATCATATTACATGGTCTCAAGTTCATGATGCAGGTGGAGTTGTTGCAGCTGAATATGGTGTTGAAGGTATTCCTTTCACACTGTTATTAGATAAAGAAGGAAAAATTATAGCTAAAAATCTTAGAGGAGACGATCTAGATAAGAAATTAGCTGAATTGCTAGGTAAGTAA
- a CDS encoding ATP-binding cassette domain-containing protein, producing the protein MLKLNDISISFGEKQVLKKVSFEIQSGEILGVLGNNGVGKTTLFEIIAQWKRNFSGELFLEEEKLQRKDVVYLEAKPQFYSRITGKEHLDLFKVKYPNFDYEEWNKVFQLPLNDLVDHYSTGMKKRLALMMLLSSDAPIILLDEPFIGLDVEASFDLDKIILSLKEKGKIILIASHTISSLQKLCDSIYHFANGEIANVFHKDAFDTLDNYAEDFFKNDHQKTLDKLL; encoded by the coding sequence ATGCTAAAGCTTAATGATATATCGATTTCCTTTGGGGAAAAGCAAGTTCTTAAAAAGGTTTCTTTTGAAATCCAATCTGGAGAAATACTAGGTGTTTTAGGAAATAATGGTGTTGGTAAAACAACATTATTTGAAATTATTGCTCAGTGGAAAAGAAACTTTTCAGGAGAATTATTTTTAGAGGAGGAAAAACTACAGCGAAAAGATGTGGTGTATTTAGAAGCTAAACCTCAGTTTTATTCTAGAATAACAGGCAAAGAGCATCTTGATTTATTTAAAGTAAAGTATCCTAATTTTGATTACGAGGAATGGAATAAAGTTTTTCAACTGCCTTTAAATGATTTGGTAGATCATTATTCAACAGGAATGAAAAAGCGACTGGCGTTAATGATGTTACTTAGTTCTGACGCTCCTATTATTTTATTAGACGAACCTTTTATTGGTTTGGATGTTGAAGCATCTTTTGATTTAGACAAAATTATTTTATCACTCAAAGAAAAAGGAAAGATTATTTTAATTGCTTCTCATACAATCAGCTCTTTACAAAAGTTATGCGATAGTATTTATCATTTTGCAAATGGAGAAATTGCAAATGTTTTTCATAAAGATGCTTTTGATACATTAGATAATTATGCTGAAGATTTTTTTAAAAATGATCATCAAAAAACATTAGATAAACTTTTATAG